ATGGGAATTATTGATTGTTTTACGAGGTTCTTTAAATGATTAGATTGTGCTATTTGTAAGATAATAGATTCTGGTCTTCAATAGAGTCTGAATTCATAGCATCAAGTTTTAGGTAGTAATTATATTAGATCCCTTGATCCAAGAGGTTGGATTGGAGTAATTGGAATTATAATACAGAAAGACTTTCTTTTTTATTCCAAACACAGAAAAAAGACTTCTTAGGAAGACCAGTCGAAAGCTTTCTACAGTGCAAGCTGGGATCCCTGATGATAAGAACAaaactccctctctctctctctctctatctatcgatCTGTCTTATCTCTATCTTTATCTctctaaataaatatatatagagaGTTCAAACAAAGTGGGGAGGTGGAACTTTGTGATGAAGACGACCTTCCCATATTGTTATAAGGTCATGCGGCTCGCATGGCGTGTCCTGCAGTGCATAAGTCCAAGAATTCAACGCGGATGACTTCATCCGTGACGACTACAGCAGCTGTTGACAGCTTGTGCGTCTTGAGCCGACTGAGTCATCCTCGTCGTTTGCTGGTATCAGAAATATGACGCAGTGGTCGGGGACGTCACCATCACCGCCAACCGGTCCATGTTCGTCGACTTCACCTTGCCGTACACCGTCTCCGGCGTCTCCATGGTCGTTCCTCTCAGAGACCAGCACAGCAAGAACGCCTGGATCTTCCTCAAGCCCCTCACAGCGGATCTCTGGCTGGTGAGCGCCGCCTTCTTCGTCTTCACCGGCGCCGTCGTGTGGGCTTTGGAGCACAGGCGGAACGCAGAGTTCCAGGGGACGCCAGGCCAACAGTTGGGCACCGTCTTCTACTTCTCCTTCTCAACCCTCGTCTTCGCTCACAGTGAGTAAAGTCCATTCTTTTGTTCCCCCTTTGAACCTTCATCTGATGTGGATCTTCTCAGACTAATAGTTTCATGGATCTTATACAGGGGAGACCTTGATGAGCAATCTGTCGAGGGTGGTTGTGATCGTATGGGTATTTGTGGTGCTGATACTGCAATCCAGCTACATTGCGAGCTTGACCTCCATGCTCACGGTGCAACAATTTAGACCCACCGTCAGCGACTTCGAGGAGCTCAAGCACAGTGGGCAGCACGTGGGGTACCTCAAGAGCTCCTTCACCAAGGGACTGCTGCTGAAGCTGGGCTTCGAGGAGTCGAAGCTGAAACCATTTCGATCACCCCAGCAGTACCATGAAGCGTTGTCCAACGGCAGCGTGGCCGCCATCATCGACGAGATCCCTTATCTCCGGGTGTTTCTGAAGGACTACTGCGACAACTACACCATGGCAGGGCAAACCTACAAGACCGGTGGCTTTGGATAtgtgagtctctctctctctctctctctctctctctctctctctctctctctcgtgcaacTCCTCTCTTACATGTGTGTTCTGTGATGCTTCCTCAGGCCTTCCCCAAAGGGTCGCCACTAGCGTCGGACCTGTCGAGGGCGATCCTGAACATAACAGAGGGCGAGGAGATGACCGAGATCGAGAGACGATGGTTCGGTGACCAGACGAGCTGCCCAAACCAAGGCAGCACGCTCTCCTCCGACACCGACCGGCTCGACTTCAAGAGCTTCTGGGGGCTTTTCCTCATCACCGGAGCCGTGTCCATGCTGTGCTGCATCGTCTTTTTGTCGCGCTCCGCCTACCGTAACCGGCGCACCTTCAAAGACATCGCTGCGGAGAAGTCCTTCAGCCGGAGGCTTATCTCCATCGCCCGGCTCTTCAATGCCAAGGACAGCTCCTCCCATGGAACCAGGAGgaggactgagcccaagcaggtcGGGCCAGCCACGAGAGACGCGAGTCCCAGTGCTTCGCCTTACTCTAACGACGCAGATGACCAAACCACCATCTCCGATCACACATTTGACGGAGGAAGCCCTTTGCCGGAGATTGGCAGCCCGATACCCGATCCAAGGCCCCATGCTGAGATCACCGAAGCAAGTCGCTGATGGCATTGCATGGTATTGGCACACACACCAGAGAGTTCACATAGGAACAAGATAGTCCAGAATCGTACTAGTGCCTGTTCTCTCTTTGTAGTTACTGATCCTTGCTTTCACAAGTGATGGAGGAAGGATATCATCTACAGTATATTCTTGATCTTGATATCAACAAGTAACCGGTCACAATTTTTACACCATCAGAATCATAGTGTTTTGATCCAAGGATCTTAGTCTGCACGTTTGCATGTGTGTTTGTTCTTCGCTCTTCGATTAATCACCATTGGAGACCCTTTCGCTGTTTGGCGAAGGTGCTGAAAAGGTAGGAGATGATACCTTGAGGACTCGGACAGCCGCAAATCATTCATCTACATTAGATGGCTTTTTGGACGAACTCGGGATGATTTGACTTCTTCGTCCATCTCATAAATTCCATGGATGGACCTCTCATTAACGTGGTGGTTCGGAAATGCGAAGAAAAGTCAGAGGATTGGTTAGTTTCATCAAATATTCCACTTAATTTGATCTTCTCATGGAAGGAATCCACTTCACAGACTTGTTTTAGCATCAAATCCGCCACCATTAATATTACATGAGCGATTGATTACGTTCAACATGGGCGTTAAATctcaacactatatatatatatatatatatatatatatatatatatatatatatatatatatatatatatatatatatatatatatatatatatatatatatatatatatatatatatatatatatatatatatatatatatatatatttctgcgTTTATTCTGCTATCCACGTGGAGAGAAGCGGAGCAGAAAACCTTACGAAGACGACGGCGTCGAGATCGGGCGGAGCGTGTAAATTTTGACTTCCAAGCCAGACGAGGACATTGACTTTGACTAATTGCATCAAGATAACGAGAACACCGCCTTGCCTGAGATCGCTTCCTTTCTCTCCACGCGTGCGAGGTTATCATTGAGGgagggagacagagagagagagaagatgaggAGTGCATTCCATCTCCgcctcccttctcttcttcccgtTCTTCTCCTGCTGCTGCTGTCTTCATCTTTAAGCTATAGGCCTCGAGGAGCTCTTGCGGCTCAGTTCGACGTGGGTGTGATCTTAGATCGAAAGACATGGATTGGGAAGATAAGCAGGACCTGCATGATCATGGCGGTCGAGGATTTCTACAAAGCAAATCCAGATTACACCACCAGGTTGTCTCTCCACTGGAGAGACACAGACAACTCCTCCATCAGTGCAGCATCAGCAGGTAGTGTATCTCAATATGAGCCCTGCAAATTCTTCCCCGCCACCCCTAATTGCCCTATTTCATTAGAATCCCACATATTAACTTCAAGAAAGCGTTAAATTGCAGCTCTTGACCTGCTGAAAAATGTCCGAGTGCAAGCTATCATCGGGCCACAGACATCAACACAAGCCAAGTTTGTAGCAATACTTGGAGATAAAGCTCAGGTGCCCATCATCTCCTTCTCTGCAACGAGTCCAACCACGTCTTCCTCTCAGAACCCATACTTCATCCGCACTGCGTGGAATGATTCCTCTCAAGCCCAAGCCATTGCGTCCCTCGTCGAAGCCTTCGGCTGGAGGGAAGTCGTTCCCGTGTACGAAGACTCCGAATACGGCGCCTCAATTGTGCCTCATCTCATCGACGCCCTGCAAGAAGTCGGCGCTAATGTCCCCAACAGGAGCATGATCCCTCTGTCGGCCACCACGGATCGACGGCTTGTGCTTGCGGAGCTCCAGAAGCTGAACCAGAGCAGGACGAGGGTCTTCGTGGTCCACATGTCGTACTCTCTGGCCTTCCGGCTCTTCTCCACCGCACAGGAAGCAGGAATGATGGGAGAGGGGTACGTGTGGATCACCACCTACGGCCTAACCGACCTCGTCGATCTCCAGGGTCCGGCCGCCGCCCGCATCATGCGCGGTGCGCTTGGCATCAGGCCTTACGTTCGCAATACCACGAAACTCCAGGGCTTCAAggcgcggtggcggcggcggtatcACCAGGAGAGCGTGAACGACAACCTGACGGAGCCCACCGTCTATGGGCTGTGGGCGTACGACACGGTGTGGTCGCTGGCCATGGCCGCGGAAGCTGTTCGAGCTTCGTCGAGTTCTCCGTTTACCTGGTCCAACGTCACCAACAGCTCCACCGACCTGGGACGGCTCGGGTCATCCCCCACCGGACCGACGCTGCGGGAGCTGATACTGAACACGACGCTCGTCGACGGCATGAGCGGCAGGTTCGAGATTGTGGAGGACGGGCAGGTGCTGCAGTCGAGAGCGTTCGAGATACTGAACGTGGCGGATGACGGCTGGAGGAGGGTCGGCTTCTGGACTCCGACGCACGGAGCGTCCCGGCACATGAACAAGGCGACCGCTCTTAGAGTCGTCGAATGGCCCGGTGGCGGCACGAAACCGCCCAAGGGATGGGAGTGGCCGACGGCCGGTAACAAGCTTATCGTCGGCGTTCCAGTGAAGCCCGGTTTCCCGCAGTTTGTGACGGCGAACAACTCGGTCCCCGACGGATACTGCATCAAAGTATTCGAAGCCGTCCTGAGTCAACTACCTTACCATGTTCCCATCCAATACGAAATATATAAAGACAACCATGGAGAGAGCAATGGAACATACGATGATCTCGTCTACCAAGTCTTTCTTCAGGTCAGTGGCATTCATCTTGTGAGATCGTAAACCAACACAGGATATATAATCGACGACTGAATGCAGAAATATGATGCTGTGGTGGGTGATGTGACGATACGGGCGAACCGATCGCTATACGTGGATTTCACTCTGCCCTTCACCGTGTCCGGCGTGTCCATGGTCGTCCCCATCAGGGACGACCGCCGGAAGGACGCGTGGACCTTCATGAATCCGTTGACGCCCAACCTCTGGTTCGCGAGCGGCGCCGCCTTCGTCTTCACCGGGTTGGTGGTCTGGTTTCTGGAGCACCGGACCAACGTCAACTTCAACCCCGGGCGGGCGTCGAACCAGATTGGCACCGTCTTCTACTTCTCCTTCTCCACGCTCGTCTTCGCCCACCAGGAGAAGGTGCTGAGCAACCTGGCCCGGGTGGTGGTGGTCATATGGTTGTTCGTGGTGCTCATACTGCAGTCGAGCTACACCGCCAGCTTGACCTCCATGCTCACCGTGCAACAGCTTCAGCCCACCGTGAGCGACGTGGATCAGCTCGTCAGGGACGGCAGCAAGGTCGGGTACTTGAAGGATTCCTTCATGCCGGGGCTTCTGAAGCGGCTCAAGTTTAACGAGTCGCAGCTGATCCCCTACGAGTCGCCGCAGGAGTACCATGATGCCTTGCTCAATGGAAGTGTTGCAGCCATTGTGGATGAGATACCCTACCTCAAGGTCTTCCTCTCAAAGTACTGTGACAAGTTCACCATGGTTGGGACCATCGACAAGACCAGTGGACTTGGATTTGTGAGTAACCCTTCGCATACTTTACTGCAGATCAAGCAATAAGGATTAGCACACTTGCACACATAGTTCTACACAAACTACTACTTATCTAAGGTTAGATTTTGCTATAACTCTGCAGCAAAAAGAACCTACTACATATTCACACAAAAATGTAAGCAAGATTTGAAGAGAAAAAAGTAGTCCTACTTATTTCTTAACACTTTTGAGCTAGTTTTGGTTACTATATAAATCTCAAATTCTACAGCAGAGACATCAGTTTTGCTTTCTTATCTAACTGATAAAGTATGTCACAAGATGTTCCTGAAGAGGTAAGGTCTGATCATCCATCATAAATCAAAGGTGTTTCACTCATCATCTATTTTCATACATGTTTACCGGTATCCTCTGCGATATCTGTGAACACTGTGTTTAGGATCACCTTGTCCTGTAAGGCCACCCTATTATCTTACAAAAGATGTTCTTCTACAAACTCCAGCAACATTCAGTTTCTGAAATATtgattgcatatatttgaatcacCTTCCTGAAATCTCATTATTTGTTGTTGTTTCCCTTCTTTCTACAGGCCTTCCCAAAAGGTTCACCATTAGTTCCTGATGTTTCCACGGCTATTCTGAATGTAATTGAGACCAACAAAACGAAGGATCTTGAGAACATGTTGTATGGGAACACAAGTTGTCCCGACAAAGATCCTGACATGACTTCAAGCAGACTTACATTTAACAGCTTCTGGGGCTTGTTTCTCATAAGCGGAGCAACTTCTTTCTCTGCCTTGATTCTACATCTAGTTTTCTTCCTCTATGAGCATAGGCATGGTTTACAAGATGGTCAATGGCGCTCTATACTTGGATGGCTCGCGACGTTGGCCAAGCTCTATAGTCAGACAGACTCTTGTGCTGATGCACCAGAGAAGGCCAAACCTCAAGATGGCACAGCAACTGGTGACATTCCGGATTCACCCTACCAAGACAGTGGGTGGCAAACCCCATTGAGCATTTCCAACCACGCAAATGGATATCTCGGATCTGAAGATGACACAGGAACTCCACCCGAGGAGGAAGAGACCCCAGGGAGAGAGATCTCTGAACAAACTCAAGGTTCTCCATCATTTGCTGAGATGCTGAGGAGGTGAGACTCGTTGTCCTCTAAGGTGGCTGAGTGATCTACTGGCTGAAATCAATACTGCAAGTAATCTACTTGTCAAAAGTGCTAACATTCATCAACTACAATCCTATAGGCAAAGGAAAACAAAGAACAAACCAATACGATTCTTGTTCCTTTCAGTAATTGTGTATAATCTAAGTGGCAACCTTCCAAATTGTTTTAGTTGTTTCCATAATTCGTAGCATATAATGGCCATTAGTTCCATCAAGTTTTTCGAGTTCTCCAAGCAATAAAATGCATTAACAGACTCTGTTGAGCTATTGTTCTATGGACAAGGAGATGTAAATGAGATGTGTgacactgtgtgtgtgtgtgtgccaaTCTCTACCATCATATGGTTCAAGAAGGAATTAATGCAACCATTACAACTTCCTTCTTTTCCTGTGTATTCAGCTACTGTTCTTGATGGTTGTCGGTCGTTATCCTACCATGATCATACTAACCTTTTTCCTTcactttctcttccttcttccatACACTTCACACAACTTTTGAAATGGCACGAGTCCATTTCATTGGGCCAAAAAAACTCGTAGAAGAAAAAGAACATGAATCAAACGAGTTGACACTCAGTGGATGATTCGTATCAACAGTGAGTGAAAACATGACCATGACAACCTGTTATATGCCCACTTCTCCACAGGGAAAGACACTAAAAAAGGTACCTTTTTCACGGTCTGGCCCAGGGGATGTCTAATTCTCACTTGTCAGCAATTTCGGAGGAATCAGAAACCATCGCATCTAACCTCGCTGCAAAAAgttagagaaaagaaaaaagaatcgaATCCATTAAACACCGCATGATCATCTGAACCTATataaagaagggaaagaagggaccAAAAATCCAATCCTAACAACAACTATCGCAAAAACCTCCAAGAACGACGGTTCGTAGTGATCGGAGACAATTCGCCAGGGAGCACCTCCGTAATTGGCTCAGATTCCACGCCGTTGGCCGTCGTCGCCATGGTCGAGCGCCGTCAAGGGCATGCGCGGCCTTTGGCCGGGAAGATTAGGGCCCCGTCGGCTGAAGTCGCGGGTTTCGCATCGACCGACCCGTTTAGAATCAAATCGATAAGAATGCGGGACGAATTGGACCCGAAAACTATTGGAATCCGATTTCGTTCGCTCTTACACTCGGCTTCGGAGTTTGGGCACATCGTTGGGCCCGTGTTAGCTTATGGGCCCCATATCACGTGCTCAAATCAATTCAATCACGTGTATTGTCGGTGGGAATAAAAAATACACATTTTGTTGTCTCCAAAAAAATCATTTTACAACAAAATGTTTAAATTTGATACTAATATTTAATAACATTTATTGTTTGCAAATTAATAGATAAGATTAGATGTataattaaatcatcattttttaggCCTAAATTGGAATGTTAGAATTAAaatcataagaaaaaatatatttttttatcgttTCAATGGGACAAATAATTTAGTCTTCTAAAGTCTTCTTTTTGGAACCATATAGTCCATCATGATTTAAGCAGTCATTTGTCGACGATGAATGACACAACATATTCTTTATTGTCTTGTTGTTGCTAAGGAATATGCTGGTTTCTATAATTAGATTTATAAGTGTAAATTTTTCTTAGTATATCAACTAtgactaattataaaattattttttataattagttatctttagaattttaatcattatattttcaaaagttatatttggaTCTCTATTAAAGTGAAACATCGAACCTCATTTCTCCTCATATCATCTATTTTAATAACAAAAACACTATATATACTCAATAGTAGATCAACtatgactaattatatattattttttataattagttatctttagaattttaatcattatattttcaaaagttacatttggatcTCTATTAAAGTGAAACATCGAACCTCATTTCTCCTCGTATCATCGATTTTAATaacaaaaatactatatataCTCAATAGTAGATCGAAGTAAGATAGGATTTACATATACTTTTAGTGGTCAACTTTACGATATTTTCGTCAACAGAATTGATGATGTGAGGGAaaacgagattaaatgtttcacttttataagcaCATCGCAatgttaaagataactaatttgtAATTATATGCTTGTGCTCACAAATGCTTCTCCTTgaaaaatattagaaatataTAAGGTGGTACCACATTTCTACTTTAAACCTGCTGAAGAAAGGTCTTTAGGATAACCTTGGAAGCATAAATCTTGCATCTTGTTGGTGTATGACTCCACCAATCCTATTCAAATCATTTGTAAGGTACAACCAGATCCATCGGGGCACGAGAGACACAGTTAGCAGTTGTCTTTTAATTATCATGGTGCTCTAAAAAGGTTAATCCTGTGGTAGATTGATTACTTAGTATTATCATTTTAGATTAACTCATTTTCTTTATAGCTTCtactattgtgtttctatttttttcttgcaCAGACTGCAATCTGTTGTTGTTTTCTATTGCATTGATCATAAGAACTTAGCTATTTAAACTTGAGGAACAGAGGTGATGCTATAGAAATCCACAAGTCTTCAAGATCCAAGACAAGGAATTATTCCTTCAGTTAGCATGTAGTTGAGGTGTCTTTTCATGGGTCCTATGAGAAATCTAGGCACTGAAGTGAGCAAAAGAAAAGTTGCTAGTCTTTTTAGATTTGAGTTTGGTGGTGGTTTTTGTAAGAACCACATTCTTCTCATGCACATGAGGAGTAGCTTGAGGTTGCTGTCACCCTGTCACTGTCTGAGGTTAACTTTGCTGCTCATGCCACTGGCAAACAAAGCATTTGATTATGCAGGATAGATCTATTCAAATCACTTTATCttgatttgttttttcttttgattACTTGTATATGGATTCAGTTTCCATTTTGCTGTGCGTTCTATTCCCCTGTGGTGCTTTTGTTGTTGAGAGTATGTTATGAAATGTGAGTACCTTTCTTTACCTATTGTTGTTGTCATTCCTAATAGGATTGCAAAATGAAGCTGTGTTCTTCCTGTATCAGTTGACACAAAATGTTGTTCACCTCGCAGAAAATTACACTAAATATTGAGAAATCccacaagtcatctggaaatgtcCAAGTATTCAATTTAGGAAGAAAGGAATAGAAGCTAAAACTTCGAATAGAATGCTTGAATGCTCTCCATTTGCCAAATCATAAAGGATACAGCTGCTGCCTGATTCATTCAGTACCTTTTTTGGCCTGTGCAGTTCTTGTTCAGAGACCCTCTGAGGTGTTCTTGAGGTAATCTTATTGCAGTAAACCTCCTTTCACCACACACTGAGGCCTTCTAAGAAATTGCTTGTGGCCCGCAGTTATTGAAGTGCGCACTGTGAGTTGTCTTCCCTGTTGAAAGAAATGTGCAGGTTGCATGGGCTACAGGGAAATGAAGGAAGTAAAGACAATCACATTCTACCCATGGTTGCATCTGGGAAAGTTGAAAGCAGTGGAGCATTTGCTTGTTTGAGGCATTGGGAAACACCCACATGCTCTCAGGCTTTACAACTGCAGATACCTTTCTCCAATATGCTGCCTTGTGGAAGATTGGAGCTCAGGGGCAGAAGACAACCTTAACTCCAGCCCCTCCTGCTAccttctctcctctctcctcgcTTGCATTAGTAGTCGAAGAGTGCTTCTTGCTTCAAAACCGGATTTTGATGTTGGAGCTTGTGGGAGGCGTTCTTCATTTCGAGATTTCGGTTGTTAGGCTGTCTTGACCATCGAGGAGAGCGGAGCTCTTTCGCCATCTCTTTCTTGAGTTGGTTTGGTTTGCAGTTCGGGAAGAAAGCAATGGCTCCGAGGTTGGATTTTTCCGACTGGTGGACGAGGAATTCACGAAAAGGCACGCCGGTGATAGTGACCATGGAGAATCCTAACTATTCCGTGCTCGAGATCGATGGCCCCGACGAGGAAGCGTTCGGCTCCATGGAGAAGGACCGGGGGAAGAATGCGAAGCAGTTCTCCTGGAATTTGCTCCTCAAGGCCCACCGCGCCGTGGGTTGCGTCGCTTGGTCGGCGACCGCGCTGTGGGCTCTGCTTGGAGTCATCAAGAAAAGGTTGATCTCCCGGCAAGGAGTGGAAACGCAAGGCGAGAAGCCCG
The window above is part of the Musa acuminata AAA Group cultivar baxijiao chromosome BXJ2-6, Cavendish_Baxijiao_AAA, whole genome shotgun sequence genome. Proteins encoded here:
- the LOC103986693 gene encoding glutamate receptor 2.8; the encoded protein is MRSAFHLRLPSLLPVLLLLLLSSSLSYRPRGALAAQFDVGVILDRKTWIGKISRTCMIMAVEDFYKANPDYTTRLSLHWRDTDNSSISAASAALDLLKNVRVQAIIGPQTSTQAKFVAILGDKAQVPIISFSATSPTTSSSQNPYFIRTAWNDSSQAQAIASLVEAFGWREVVPVYEDSEYGASIVPHLIDALQEVGANVPNRSMIPLSATTDRRLVLAELQKLNQSRTRVFVVHMSYSLAFRLFSTAQEAGMMGEGYVWITTYGLTDLVDLQGPAAARIMRGALGIRPYVRNTTKLQGFKARWRRRYHQESVNDNLTEPTVYGLWAYDTVWSLAMAAEAVRASSSSPFTWSNVTNSSTDLGRLGSSPTGPTLRELILNTTLVDGMSGRFEIVEDGQVLQSRAFEILNVADDGWRRVGFWTPTHGASRHMNKATALRVVEWPGGGTKPPKGWEWPTAGNKLIVGVPVKPGFPQFVTANNSVPDGYCIKVFEAVLSQLPYHVPIQYEIYKDNHGESNGTYDDLVYQVFLQKYDAVVGDVTIRANRSLYVDFTLPFTVSGVSMVVPIRDDRRKDAWTFMNPLTPNLWFASGAAFVFTGLVVWFLEHRTNVNFNPGRASNQIGTVFYFSFSTLVFAHQEKVLSNLARVVVVIWLFVVLILQSSYTASLTSMLTVQQLQPTVSDVDQLVRDGSKVGYLKDSFMPGLLKRLKFNESQLIPYESPQEYHDALLNGSVAAIVDEIPYLKVFLSKYCDKFTMVGTIDKTSGLGFAFPKGSPLVPDVSTAILNVIETNKTKDLENMLYGNTSCPDKDPDMTSSRLTFNSFWGLFLISGATSFSALILHLVFFLYEHRHGLQDGQWRSILGWLATLAKLYSQTDSCADAPEKAKPQDGTATGDIPDSPYQDSGWQTPLSISNHANGYLGSEDDTGTPPEEEETPGREISEQTQGSPSFAEMLRR